The genomic region AAACAAAACTCTACAAACACTATGTTTTACAATACACTATGTAAATTTTGATTATAGATAATAGTATTTAAAAGCATCTTATTCTGTACCTATTTTGTACCCTTTCATTTTAAATTTTATTATCTTTACACTATGGCAAGTGTTAAGATTGTACGCAGAAAAAATAAGCAGAGGAAAGACGGTACTGCTCCACTTGCTATTCGTATTAGTAAGGATTACAAAACTAACTATGTCTTCATCGGTCAGTACGTTCTCGAAAAAGATTGGAATAAGGATGCGGGCCTTGTTAAAAGGTCGCATCTTAATTCTAAAAAACTCAACAACTATTTAAGAAAGAGATTAACAGAAGCTAACGATTTGTATCTAGCCAATGTAAAACCTTTGTCTACAAAGCAAGCGAAAGAAAAACTAAAGGGGCCAGGAGGCACACAATCTTTTTTTGAATTTGCAGCAAAGCGAGTAGAACGTAAATTTAATAAAAAGGTCTATTCGGTTGCCAAATCAGAGATGTCCATTCTTTATAATCTTTCCGAATTCCTATCTAAAGACGATTCAATACCTATTGAGCAATCACGACTTGAAATTAAAAAAAGAAGAAAAGAAAGAACTAGCAAAGCTAGAAAGAACGAGCTTCATTTGAAGGATGCCATTACAGCTTTCAAGAAAAATAAAAAGCTTCACTTCCAAGATATTTCAGATGCGTTTATAAAAAATTATAAAGTCTTTTGTAGTTCGCACCTTGAGCATAAAACAAGAACCATTACTAATCAACTTATTTTCATTCGCACTTTATTCAATAGTGCAATAAAAGAAGGAGTTGTGGACGCTACTTTCTATCCGTTTTCCGGAGAGAATGAAAAAATCAAAATAGGAACGAGTCACAAAATTGGTCTTGTTCCAAATGAAGTAGAACGGATTGAATCACTAAAACTAGAAAAGCAGACAAGCATTTGGCATAGCAAAAACGTGTGGCTCACAGCTTTTTACTTTGCAGGAATACGAATATCCGACGCCGTGCAATTGAAATGGGCTGAAATTAAGGACGGTAGACTTTTGTACACAATGGACAAAAACGAAAAGCCTGTTAGTTTAAAAATTTCGGACAAAGCATTGAAAATCATAAACAGTTATAAGCCGCAGAAGAATGAAAATAACGGTTACGTCTTCCCTTTTCTTAAATACGTAAACCCACAGGATGAAGAAGATTTGTTCCGAAAAATCAGAAATGCCACCAAGCTTTTCAATAAATATTTAAAGCGTATCGCTACTGCCTGTGATATCGACAAGAATTTATCCAACCATATTGCGAGACATACTTTTGGTAATATTGCAGGCGATAGAATTCATCCACAAATGCTCCAAAAATTGTATAGACATAGCGATTTGAAAACTACTTTGAATTACCAAGCAAATTTTATTCATAAAGATGCAGATGAGGCTTTAGATAGGGTTGTAAATTTCAAATAGGGTCTAAATGATCTCAATAGATAGACTGTACTAAGCCTAGAAAATTACTTAAATTTGATTAATTAACTGCCAACCCAGATTGAGGTGTTATTGTGATGTACATAGCTCGAATATTAGAGTTCGTTTTTTAGATTTTGCTTTTACAGCTTCGCTCTCTCTTCGTTCGTGAATCTCGTAGACTCGATTTCGCGAAAGCGTACTTCTTTCTTTTCTTCGGCATATTTCTTTTCAACTATTAAAGGTTTTTTATTGGGTTCGTCCATTACAAAAAGGGATTGCAACATTGCGACCGTTGGTTTGGTTTGTTTCTTTTCTACATCACGCATTATGGCGATGACAGCGTTGATTCTTTTGAGCAACTTAGCCTCGATAGTACGTCCGGTTGGTCCTAACTTTTCCTTTGGGGAAATCTCGTTATAGAGGAAAAAATCAAGGATGTTTTCCATCGCCTCGGTATGCGTTTTAAAGTGCATTTTGGAAAATTCCTGAAACCGCTTGGCAGTTTTTCGTTTGAACCTGATAGTGATGAATGAATCCATTTCCTTCCGCTTTTTTAAAGATTTGACGTAAATCCATCCCTATTTACTGGTGTTCCAAGACCATTTGACGCAAATTGTTGGAATTTTTAAATCCTGTTTGTTTTTAAGTAATTAAAAATCAACGGATTAAAACGAAAATGGAATATGTAACGCGGCGCAGCCCGTTACCCTCTTGCTATTCCTTTTCGTCACGCGCAAGCGTGACAAAAATCCATACAATCCGGCTAAAAAGCCGATTGCCATTTTCAGGGAAAATGATTTTCCGATATGTTATTTTTCGATGTGCAAGGCTATCGGCGAAAGTCGAAAAGTGGATAACCTTACTTTAATTTGAATTCTGAATTTCAGCGAAAGAAAGATAGTGATTTTTTCTTGATGTAGGTTTAATTACACACAAAAACACCTCTGAAAATTCAGAGGCGTTTACCTTATTGTTTCAAAATTTCATATATTAAATACATAGGTGTAGGAATACAAATTGCGAAGTGCTTCTTCCTCTATCATCGTTTCAAAACAGCCATAATTTTCTTTAACGTATTTGCGAATGCTATCCCCAAATTTTCGTTTCACATCTTCTTTGGACGTTTCCAAAAGTCGGTTTTGAGCTTCCTCGCTCAAGTCTGTAAAATTGAGATATACAATAGCGATAGATTTTAATATTCACTTGATAACATCAGCGTATCATTTACAAAAAACAACCGCAGTTCATCGAGTGGAAAATCGGTAGCACGATAGCCGTGTTTTTCTAAAATGTTATCGTTGCCATCGCTGTAAATTATTTCGGCTTCGTAACCCGAATAATCCTGTTTTTCTTCGGGCAATCTTTTAAAATCGATAGTGATAAATTCGCTTCGGTTCATCAGACTTTTTGCAATTACGGAAGCATCCGTAATGAGCCAAAAACATTCGGCAACTTCCGATAGATATTTCAATCCATCGGTAAATCGTGTTTTCAATAGCGGGATTTGATAGAACATTTCTGTTCCATTAAAATATTGCAACCGCTCTTTAATTGCGTTAACTTGTGCTTTCATTGTGCATATATTTAATGTGTGAATAATGAAAAAGAGGGCGCAACTTTCCAGAGGAACGCCCTCTTTAATTTTAAGTCCTACTTGTCGTTTTTACTCCCAAGTAACAGGATTTCATCGGCTACCACTTCGGTAACATAGCGTTGGTTTCCATCGTCCGTGGTATAGGTTCGGGTCTTTAGTTTTCCCGTAATCCCAACTTCCTTGCCTTTTTCGACATATTTCTCAACGATTTCAGCGGTCTTGCCCCAAGCCACTAAGGTATGCCAGTTGGTGTCCGTTTGCTTTTCGCCTTTGCTGTCTTTGTAATACTCGTTCGTGGCGAGTGAGAAGCGGGCTACTTTCTTACCGCTTTCAAGGTTCGTAATGGTTGGCTCTTGTCCAACGTTTCCAATCAACTGTACGTGATTTCTAATAGTACTCATAACTAAATGGTTTTAAATGCCCTTTACAGGCTTGATTAATATTTCCCTTTTCAATTCAGATGAAATTTTAAGGGGTGTTTGTTCTTTTCTTTCGTGCATCGCACAATGGATAGAGTGGGTTTTGTCAAGACTTTTAGGGAATAAATCAGGTGTGTTTGCGACGTAGTAAATCCGACCTTTTTCGGCGGATTTCAAGGAAGTAGATACCTTATTTTTCACTAAAACTTGCCACGGTCTTGACAAGTTCCATAAGGGCATTAGCAATTCTTTTAAATCCGGTCACGATTTGAGCGTACCGACAGTTAAGCGAAATGAGTGGCTGGGTTTAATGTAGAATTGGTTATGCCGTGCCTGTTTTTCGACGACCCGAAAAACAACAAAGGCTTTATCCATTATAAACCCCTTAAAATGTATAAGACAGCGGTTCGGTTTTTAAGGATTTTCGAGTGAGGGCTCAAGAAGTCCGCGCCGAAAATCCTGTTAAGAAAACCGAAGTGATGGCTTTCCGATGAGAAAGCGGACTTAATTCACAATTTTGGCTTGGGAATGTAGTGTTCCTTTCCAGCATAGCGGAAAGGGTTAACGGAATGGAAAGCTGAAATTGGGGATTGTGTCCAAGATATTTGTAGTGAAGCTCTTTTCCCGGAATGAAGAGCAACGGAATGTAGGGGAATGTGCTGAACGGCATTGTATCTCGGTTTTTATAGAAGAACCTGCCCAACCTAAAACTGGAGAGATAGTGTATGAGAAAACGTCAAAATTTTTTAAATTAACATTCGAAAAATGACCCGCGATTTTATCCATATCAATGACTTCGTAATTTTAGTTGAAGAAGCAAATTCATCTAAGGTAGAAGTGGATGCGTGTTATTTTGATGAGCCCATAGTAGCTGTCGCTTTTTATGGTTCGGGAAATGTAGATTTAGCGGTTAAATACGGTGAAAAACGAAAAGACTTTCACTACACTAAAGGCCTATCCTTTGCTTTTTATGCAGATGAAAAAGTAGAATTTGAGCATACCGTTAGCCCCGATAAAAGTTTAAGATGTATTGTCGTTGCTACAAAGATGAGTAAGCTCGAAGAACTTCCCAATGAAGAAGGCGAGTTGTTTTCTGATTTGTTGAATGAACTGGTCAATCCTAAAGACCACTACGTCGAGGGGCCAAGTTTTTTTATGACACCAGAGATGGAAAACATCGTGGATGCTTTTTTCTCTAACACCTATTCAGGAAAAACCAAAATGATGTTTTTTAGAAGTCAGATTACTGCGTTGTTATCTCATTTCTTTGGTCAACTTTCATTAAAACAAGAAGAAGCTTCGAAGCCACTACATAGAGAGCAATTGAATAAGGCAAAAGATATTCTTCTGGAAAATTTAGAAAATCCACCTTCACTTTCAGAGCTTTCAAAGGCGATTGGTTTTAATACTACCCGACTTAAAAAAGAATTTAAAGCCATTTTTGGAGTTCCTGTTTTTAAATATCTACAAAATGAAAGACTTACTTCTGCGCATAAACTCATAAGTGAAAATGAAGCCACAGTACAAGAAGCCGCGTGGCAAGTGGGGTACGATAGCCTTAGTTCATTCTCTAACGCTTTCGCGAAAAAGTTTGGCTATCGCCCAAGCCAGATTAAGTAATCCAAAAATTCACTGAAATTCTTTTCTAGTCCATCGGTAAAAATGCGAGACTCAAAAAGAAAATGTTGGTTGTCATATGTACCAAAAGTGGATATTGAAAACCAAAGGCAACCCTTGTATATCCTGCAATAGTTGCGCTGAATAGTTGTGGAAGTGTTAGAATAGGCATCCACAAAAGGTTGACTAAACTTAACACAAAATTAAAAATGTGTAACCAAGCAAAACTTAGGCAAGACAAGTAGTATATCACTCTAAAATTCTTCTCCCAAAATTGCCGTAACACTAAACAAATGTTCTTTTTTCTGCAAACGGCATACGTAATTAGAACTATTATAACAGCGGTTATTACTCTATACCATAATGAGTCATCTATAAGCGATAATCTACTTTTAAAGACTGCCTTAGTTAGAATGTAATATGAAAATCCTCCGGTGGTTAAGGCAAGATATATTGGATTAAATTTTAGTGACAGTCTAAAGGTCACTTCTTCGAATAGAGGTAACACAATTCCACCTACTAGCAGTAAGAGTAATGGAGAAAAACGTTCCGCCATACTTGTGGAAGTCAAGTTTTCAGGGTCATAGATAAACTGAAGTAATGATGCGACTACTACTGAGAAAACCACCTTAATTAAAAAGAGGCCAATGGTATCATAGACTTTGTTTTTCGTGCTTTTTTGCAGCCCTGTATTATAGACAGGGGATTTAATAAAAGCACTTAAGTCCTTTATCAAAGACCAATAATATTTTGGTTTAATTAATGGATAGGGTATCACCATCTTTCTTTTACTTTAAAATTGATTCACCTCTTCATAGAACTAAAGTGACTAAGGGCATTGTATTTTCATCAAAATTTAAAAGCTCCAAAACCAATTTTGGTATATTGGAGCCTTTTTAAATTCATTTATTAATCTGTGGTACTGAGGCGTTCCAAGCCCCAGTTACTGCTACTTTAGCTGCATACTCGGTAAAATCGATAGGTTTTCTACCCAACACTTTTTCAACATCATTAGTCACTTCGGCTAATTCAGGATTGCCCAATACTTCAGTAAAAAGGTATTCGATAAGCCACACAAAATCCTCGGGAATATTGGCTTGACGCATTCCATCGCTATATTCCTTCACTGAAATAGGAATGAAGGTAAGTTCACGATTACTTGCTTTGGCAATTTCATTTACCGCATCTTTAAAAGTCAAGGTTCTCGGACCAGTAAGTTCATAGATTTTCCCGTTATGTTCATCTTCAGTTAAAGCTTTGGCAGCCACAGCAGCAATATCATCAGCATCAACCCAAGGGATATTTGCCTGTGCTTGTGGTAAAGCAACCACACCTTCAAGTACTGGTTCTAGTAAGAAGTTTTCACTAAAATTCTGATTAAACCAGCTTGCGCGAACAATAGTATACGCTAACCCTGAGTGGATTATAACCTGCTCGCAGAGTTGCGCTTCACGTTCTCCTTTTCCTGAAAGGATGACCAGTTTTTTCACATTGGCTCGTTTTGATTCTTTCACCAATTGCTCAATAGCTTGCAATGCTCCAGGAACTGCTAAATCAGGCTGATAGGTAATATAGACTTTATCTATTCCTTCTAAAGCTTGTGCCCAACCTGCGGGCTGATGCCAATCAAAAGAAGGTGATGCACTACGTGAACCTATTCGCACGTTTTGACCTAATTCTTCTAAAAGGTGAACCACTCGTTTTCCTGTTTTTCCGGTTCCTCCGATAACTAAAATGTTTTCTGTTTTCATTTTTCTTCGTTTTTAAATTGATATTAATTTCTCCTCCAATATTATGAGGGTTTTTTGATATTACTTTTTATACTATATGTGTTGAATGTTCCTTTTTTTGAATACTTTGAGATACCAATACAGAGTTGTCGTTGTAATGAACTCTAGTCCAATAAACCAAAACCCAAAATCGATAAAGAAGTCAGAATATGTGCCGCCATAAGGCAGAACTGTAAATGGCACTGTGATAAGTGCATCTAAAACTGCAGATATGATGAAAAAAATCAGTCCTACTCTCAATCCGTGAGTATTAATACTATTTCGGTAATAGAGTTTTGCTCCATACCAAACCACGGGGACTATGACTATAGATAACCAAATATTGGCTTGCTGTTCTGCATCTTCTAAAAGTGGCACATAGAAGGATAATGCATATAAGCTCACGCCAATTATCCAAATAAGTATTCCAATGCTAATTACTCTTGTTAGTTTCACAACTGTTCGTTTATTGATTAATGAATATTTTGTTCGCTGTATCATTTTGAATATATCAAGCCTATTATCAGCAGTGTGAATGATGTGAATGAGGCTATAGTACGCTGTATATGCCAGCGGTTCCAAGGCTGCTCAAATTTGGTTCGTAGTTCCTTAAGCTCAATAGTCAAAAGGTTTTCTAGTACGGTTTTATCAAGCATTTCGTTGAGTGGTACATTTTTAAAAACTGTTATCAAACCGACACCTATAAAGAATAGAATGGCTGCAAGCATAAATGACCAAAATGTCGTGGGATGTGCGTTGCGATGCAAATAGGCATTAATGAACAGTAGAATCACAGGTCCAAAAAAGGTGATGAGAAAACTGCGGTTAATGATGGCGCGGTTCATCGCCTTAAATGACTGCAAGAATCCTAAATCATCCAGTCTGCCGATTCCTGGGGTGATGGCATTAGACCACGTAAAACATAATCCTGCCGTAAGTCCTGTAAATAAGATGCCAAGCATCAATACGATAATTTTAAAGTTGATTTCCATTTTTATTATTTTTTATGGATGATATCCAGGTTAATAAATCTTGATACTCTTCGCTGGTGAGTTTTATTTTCTTGCCTTTTGGCATTCGCTTTTTAATGAACACCTACTTGTATACATCATTTGACCAGCCATTCATATTATCTTCAGTGAAGACACGTCTACGATTGCGTTTCTCGTGACAGACATTGCATTTGTTTGTAAGAACCGTAAACGCTCTTTCCTCTATCGGGTCTTCTTTAGATAGACCTGCATACGCTAGACCTTCATATCCATCAGATGATGTGCGAGGGTCATTTTGTCCTGCTATAATTGCTAGACAGGTGGCGACAATTAATTTTGCTAATGTGTTCATTTTTAAAAGGTTGATTGGCAATTATGGTACAAAGTTGCGGAGATATACTCCCAATCATTTATTCGAGCGGAAATATGATTTGTTCGAAAAGTTCATTCCCATAAACTGATTTAGAGTTCTTTAGAAAATCTGACTGTTTTATCTTCTAATTCTTTTCTAAAACTCTCTTCTATAATTTCACCTTCTTTAAAGTTGTCATAAAAAGATGGTAACGAATATGTTCCTATGAGTTTTGCTCCAAGAAATGGAAAATAGGTGCTTGCCCCTTGCAGTACAGTTGCTCCACCTCTTCCTCCGGGGGAAGTTGCCATAAGTAGCATAGGTTTCTCCTTCCAAATTTTCATATCTAAACGTGATAACCAGTCTAAAGTATTTTTAAATACTGCGGCATAGGAACCATTATGTTCTGCTAAAGAGATAATAAATGCATCTGCCGTATTGATGATTTCATCTAATCTCTTGACGGCTGTGGGGATGCCATTCTCTGCCTCGTAGTCTTCCCCGTAAACAGGAAGTACATAATCATTCAAATCGATAGATATGATTTCTACATTTTTCAATAAGCTAGCTGTGTAACCTACTAAAGCTTTGTTGATTGATTTTTGACTGTTGCTGCCTGCAATTGTGATTACTTTTTTCATAATTATTGTTTTTTTGAGATTATAGTATCGATTGACCATTTTCCGCTTCCATTTAATAACACACTTAATGCAAGACCAATTATTAAAATAGAATATTCGTAACCTTCACCTGCTTGGTTACCATACCAGTTCATAAAAAAGCCGTGTTCTAACTGCGTAGTAATTATGATGCCTGTAAACATACCTACAAGAGATAATGCCCAAAACCTAGAGAAGATTCCAAGAACCAATGAAATGGAACCAAAAAACTCAATCATTATAACTGAGAAGGCTACAATACTTGGCAAACCCATTTGGGTAGTCAATGACTCCATCGTACCTTGATAGCCATATCCACCGAAGAGTCCTAATAACTTTTGCGCGCCGTGCGGAAATATGACTAATCCTAGCGTTAAACGTGCAATACTAAATCCCCAATTAGGGTGTGTCGTAATTAATTTTTTGAATAGATTTTTCATAATATGTATAGTTTAAAATGTTTTACGGTAATACAATCCGAAAGAGGATTTTTGAATAGGTTTATGTCCGTATTGGTCAAAATCTGCCCCAAGTCCAAATTGATGTCCTTTGTAGGATAGACCTAAACGTAATTGTTGGAAACTTCGGGAATGTGATTTGAACTTATCCCAAACAGTTAGAAACTGTCCATTCAACCACAGTGAAATAGTTGCGGTTAGTGGTTTGCTTAATTGAAATTGGGCAAATATTTCAGCTTGACTAGCCTGTTTCTTTTCTGAATATGCTACAGTTGGAATAACAATAAATAGAGCGTTGGAATGTTTTAAGGTGAGCTTAGCTGATAGTCTTTCTGAAAACCCTCCGAAACTATTATAATATAGGGAAGGTCCGACGGATATAGTCTCATTAAAATTCCAGAATAATGTAGGTTGTAAGCCTACTTCATCAAAAATTTGATTTTCTTTTTCTCTGAATTTTTGGAAGAAAGCTAGGGTAGTTATGCTTAAGGTGTTGCTGTACTTTATGGAATAACTAGAGAGTAATGTGAAATCAGTTTTCTCGAATCCAGAAAACAGTTCTATTTGGGTGAATTGGGCTTGTAAGGTGCATACAAAACCAATTAAGAATGTTGCCGATATGAGTATTATTCTTTTCACACTTCAAAATTGCGATGGTGAAGTGTGAAAAAAAATGAACTAGTTTAAGACTTTTACATTCGGTTTACTCTAGAAATAATTTTGCTCATAAATTCGGGCGTAATTCCCAGATACGCCGCTAAGTCTTTTTGAGTAATTCTACTGACAATTTGTGGATATTTCTTTTTGAATTCTAAATATCGTTCTTCGGCTGTTAAAGATATGCCGTAGTTTGAACGTCTGATATAACTGATTAAAGACTTTTGATATAAGATGCGATAAAACCGTTCAAATTTTGGAATCTCTCGAAACAACAAATCATAATTCTCTCTCGAAATTCCTAGAAGTTCTGAATGCTCCGTTGCTTTAATATAATATCTTGAAGGTTCCTTGGTCATAAAGCTTGACAAATCACCAGTCCAGTAATCTTCAATAGCAAACATTGAGATATGAGGTGCGCCTTCTTCATCTAAAGTATACACTTTTAAACATCCCTTGGTGATAAAGTATTCATATTTAGTAATCTCACCTGCTTGCATCAAAAAATCTTTCTTCTTTACCTTTATTTCGGAGAGTAAAGAGATGTATTTCTGCTTTTCTAGCTCGGTTAAATCGATAAACCGAGATATGTTGCTAAGTATTAGTGTATGTGATGCTTTATAGTTCAAATTCTTATAGCATAATCGCGGTTATAAATGTTTATTGACTGTAGTCATTTTTTTAATTCCATATGTAACGTTGGATACGGTTTTCCTGATGAATCCAGCTCCAAACGTTTTACAAATTCAAATCCACAATATTTGTAAAACCCAACAGCTTGTTCATTCTGTTCGTTTACGTCAACTTTGGTCACTTTTAATTTATTAATAGCATAATCCAAGAGTGTTTTTCCAATTCCTTTTCCTCTATACTCAGGATGAATAAATAACATTTCCAAGTTTTGGTCAGCAACTCCAATAAACCCAACTATTTTTTTATTTTCTCTGATGCACTTTAATTCAACCTCATCTAGATATGTATTTAAAATTAGTGGTTTAAAATATTCAATATCTTCTTCTCTTAGAAAATGGTGAGTTGCTCTTACCGAAGCTTCCCAAAGTTCCACGACTTCGGTATATTCCTTTTTGTAGATGTTATCTATTGTTTTCATCTTGAGTTCTCGACAATGTAATTCACAAATCCATACACATTAAAAGAAGGCATTGCCTGAGAGGTGCAATAAGACAATACCGTTTTGGTTTCTGGGCAATAGCCAATATATGTTCCAAAAAAGCCATAATGTCCATAGAAGGTTTGGCCATTATAAACGGACTCATAAACACCAAGTCCGTAGGGAAGGTGATTCTCAAATGTTTCTTCTGTGCTTATCATTTTTTGCAATGACTTTTCCGAAATAAGCTTTCCATTGAACAGCGCCTTGATAAATGTAGCTAAGTCTTGATGCGTACTAACCAGCCCTCCACCTGACCAATCAAAAGAGGTATTTACACTATTAAAATCTATCGTGCCTACATACTGATGCAATCTTGGTTTGTTGTCTCTCGCCTTCTCATAATATTCTAAATAGGTGTCTTTTAAATCAAGAGGCTTGATAATACGTTCTCTAATGGATTGTGCTAGTGGTTTTTGGTCCAATTTCTCAATCAATAACCCGAGCAATACATAATTCATATCAGAATAATGCCAACCTTCTCTAGGTTTGAATTTTGCTTCCTTATGAAGCCCAAATTCAAAATATAAATCTACCACTTCTTTTGGTTGATATTGCAGTTGCGGATTTTGCATTACACGCTCAAAAAAGGCTTCTTGTTTGTCATTGAAAACATCTGCCAATCCACTTTTGTGTGATAGTAATTGCTGTATGCTAATAGCTTTCGCGAAAGCGGCATTCTTATAAAAATGAAAATCGTCCAGTCTTAGATATTCAACATCCTTTAAATACGAATAGATGTTATCTGAAAGGGAAAGCTTGCCTTCTTCTTCTAGTTGTAATATTACAGTTGCAGTAAATGTCTTGGTGCTGCTGGCAATTCTAAATTGGTCTGTTATCTGAACAGCATCTCCGTCTTTCTGACGTTTACCTACGGCCTTGTTAACTATTACTTTTCCATTTCTTTCAATCAGAAATGATATACCGTGAACAGGGCTTTCTGTGTTATCGATTAGTTTTACCTCCAAAAGTTTGGAAACCTCTTGGGCATTCATAAGAAATGGGAACATTGATAAAATCAGGATTAGTGTTTTCATAATGCGTTTTGACTTTGATATGATTACATTCGGATGGAACTGATATATGTCCAAGTTATAAAAAGTATTTGCAATGGAATTCTAAACCACAAATAAGAAAGACCATTTCCGTCGAATGTTCCAGTTTGATAATTTATTTTATGTACTGATGCATAAATATTGGCAGGTAACATCAGCAATAGAAAAATGATGAGTGCCCAACCAGATAATGACTGATACTTTGGAATAAGAAGACCAACAGCCATAATGATTTCAAATATTCCTGTAAAGTGAACAAAGCTCTCCTTAAAAGGAATAAAATCGGGTATCATCATTGTCATTCCCTTGGTGAATACAAAGTGTCCAATGGCTGTGAAAACGAGCATTATGGCCATCGCTATTCTTGCAGACAAAGCAAAATCATATTCTTTTTTGATGATTTTGATAGCCAAAATTGAGATAGCAAAACTTACAATAAGTACAATGAGTGGTTTCATAATTTTCTTGATTTAGATATTTTAATGATGAATGACCACGGATACATTCCCTCGTTTTCTGCCAGAATCTACATATCGGTGTGTTTCAACCATATTTTCTAGACTGTATTCTTTGTCTATAAATGGTTTTATTTTTTCTGTTTCTGCCAATTGACGGGCTTGTAAAAGCAGTTCTTTACTTTCTTTTGTTAGTATTTTTGTGGTAACGAATTTCCCGTTGTCCTTGAGTACCTTTTTAGCAGCCGATTTCGAAGTTTTACCTACGGTATCAAATACAATATTGTAGCGCTCTGGTGATTGAGTATAGTCCTGTTTTTTGTAATCGATTACGGTTTCTGCTCCCAATTGCTCAACCATTTCGATATTCCGAGTGCTACAGACCCCTGTAACACGTATTCCAAAATAGTTAGCAATTTGTACTGCATAGCTTCCCACACTACCCGAAGCACCATAAATGAGTACTTTTTGGTCTCTTTGAATATTTGCTTTTTGAAGTAGAAACAGCGCCGTCATACTACCAATGGGCAAAACTGCAGCTTCTTTATGGGAAAGCTGTTTTGGCTTTTTAGTTACAACTCCTTGACTCCAATGTTCAGGAATACACATATATTCCGCATAGGCTCCTGTCTTCAACATAGTGGTGGTGCCAAACACTTCATCGCCAATCTTAAACTTTGATACCTTGCTACCTAATTGCTCAATGACTCCAGACCACTCGTGACCTAAGATTTGCTTTTTGGGACGGAACAATCCAAAAATCAATCTTGCGGGTAACCAAAATAGTGGTGGAAAATCTGAAGCTCGTAAGCGAACGTCACCAGATGTTACAGAGGTTGCAAACACTTTTACCAAAATTTCATTCGGCTTGGGCACTGGCTTATCCAGTTCCTTTAGTTGTAGGACTTCTGGTGCGCCATATTTAGAATAAACTACTGCTTTCATTTTTGATAGGTTTAAGCGTTTATGGAAATATTGTAAATCGATAAAGGTCTTACTTTACAGATATGTGCATATTGCTCACT from Costertonia aggregata harbors:
- a CDS encoding Crp/Fnr family transcriptional regulator; the protein is MNYKASHTLILSNISRFIDLTELEKQKYISLLSEIKVKKKDFLMQAGEITKYEYFITKGCLKVYTLDEEGAPHISMFAIEDYWTGDLSSFMTKEPSRYYIKATEHSELLGISRENYDLLFREIPKFERFYRILYQKSLISYIRRSNYGISLTAEERYLEFKKKYPQIVSRITQKDLAAYLGITPEFMSKIISRVNRM
- a CDS encoding NAD(P)-dependent alcohol dehydrogenase, whose amino-acid sequence is MKAVVYSKYGAPEVLQLKELDKPVPKPNEILVKVFATSVTSGDVRLRASDFPPLFWLPARLIFGLFRPKKQILGHEWSGVIEQLGSKVSKFKIGDEVFGTTTMLKTGAYAEYMCIPEHWSQGVVTKKPKQLSHKEAAVLPIGSMTALFLLQKANIQRDQKVLIYGASGSVGSYAVQIANYFGIRVTGVCSTRNIEMVEQLGAETVIDYKKQDYTQSPERYNIVFDTVGKTSKSAAKKVLKDNGKFVTTKILTKESKELLLQARQLAETEKIKPFIDKEYSLENMVETHRYVDSGRKRGNVSVVIHH
- a CDS encoding serine hydrolase domain-containing protein, which produces MKTLILILSMFPFLMNAQEVSKLLEVKLIDNTESPVHGISFLIERNGKVIVNKAVGKRQKDGDAVQITDQFRIASSTKTFTATVILQLEEEGKLSLSDNIYSYLKDVEYLRLDDFHFYKNAAFAKAISIQQLLSHKSGLADVFNDKQEAFFERVMQNPQLQYQPKEVVDLYFEFGLHKEAKFKPREGWHYSDMNYVLLGLLIEKLDQKPLAQSIRERIIKPLDLKDTYLEYYEKARDNKPRLHQYVGTIDFNSVNTSFDWSGGGLVSTHQDLATFIKALFNGKLISEKSLQKMISTEETFENHLPYGLGVYESVYNGQTFYGHYGFFGTYIGYCPETKTVLSYCTSQAMPSFNVYGFVNYIVENSR
- a CDS encoding DoxX family protein gives rise to the protein MKPLIVLIVSFAISILAIKIIKKEYDFALSARIAMAIMLVFTAIGHFVFTKGMTMMIPDFIPFKESFVHFTGIFEIIMAVGLLIPKYQSLSGWALIIFLLLMLPANIYASVHKINYQTGTFDGNGLSYLWFRIPLQILFITWTYISSIRM
- a CDS encoding GNAT family N-acetyltransferase, which gives rise to MKTIDNIYKKEYTEVVELWEASVRATHHFLREEDIEYFKPLILNTYLDEVELKCIRENKKIVGFIGVADQNLEMLFIHPEYRGKGIGKTLLDYAINKLKVTKVDVNEQNEQAVGFYKYCGFEFVKRLELDSSGKPYPTLHMELKK
- a CDS encoding DoxX family protein, yielding MKNLFKKLITTHPNWGFSIARLTLGLVIFPHGAQKLLGLFGGYGYQGTMESLTTQMGLPSIVAFSVIMIEFFGSISLVLGIFSRFWALSLVGMFTGIIITTQLEHGFFMNWYGNQAGEGYEYSILIIGLALSVLLNGSGKWSIDTIISKKQ